In Magnolia sinica isolate HGM2019 chromosome 12, MsV1, whole genome shotgun sequence, a single genomic region encodes these proteins:
- the LOC131220336 gene encoding agamous-like MADS-box protein AGL61 has translation MGKRKIPMAKIEKKSSLLVCFSKRRQGLFKKAFDLCSLGGSHIAILAFSPAGNPFTFGHPSFDSVIDRYIEQCSGSNDNFPSPSSSALGSSHSVAHLDGLNQRLFDIQWQLDENVEKNRRLKEGNPKRGWWDLDVEDLDVGQLETFLSELQKFREVVASRVVEAISEEGLEKKEKVAREMKAFEGLVKKEKVTRDMKASEGLEKKEKVGRDMKASEGLEKETVGFWDMVSRDMKASSSKKDLEEEVGFWGKQCLEEEVGFWDKQSLKEEAGFGSSKNSILIGDEEFLF, from the coding sequence ATGGGGAAGAGAAAAATTCCAATGGCGAAAATCGAAAAGAAATCATCTCTTCTCGTTTGTTTCTCGAAAAGAAGACAGGGTCTTTTCAAGAAAGCTTTTGACCTATGCTCTCTCGGAGGCTCCCACATTGCCATTCTCGCTTTCTCTCCGGCCGGTAATCCCTTCACCTTCGGTCATCCATCCTTCGATTCCGTCATCGATCGGTACATCGAACAATGCAGCGGCAGCAATGACAACTTTCCCTCTCCTTCCTCATCAGCCCTTGGATCGTCTCATTCCGTTGCCCATCTTGATGGTTTAAATCAACGTCTTTTCGACATCCAGTGGCAGCTCGATGAAAATGTGGAGAAGAATCGTCGACTAAAGGAAGGAAACCCTAAACGGGGATGGTGGGATTTGGATGTTGAGGATCTTGATGTGGGCCAGCTGGAGACGTTTCTATCAGAATTGCAAAAATTCAGGGAAGTTGTGGCATCACGTGTTGTGGAGGCTATCTCTGAGGAGGGTttggagaagaaggagaaagttGCACGTGAGATGAAGGCTTTTGAGGGTTTGGTGAAGAAGGAGAAAGTTACGCGTGACATGAAGGCTTCTGAGGGTttagagaagaaggagaaagttGGACGTGACATGAAGGCTTCTGAGGGTTTGGAGAAGGAGACGGTAGGGTTTTGGGATATGGTTTCACGTGACATGAAGGCTTCTTCGAGCAAGAAGGATTTAGAAGAGGAGGTAGGGTTTTGGGGTAAGCAGTGTTTGGAGGAGGAGGTTGGGTTTTGGGATAAACAGAGTCTGAAAGAGGAGGCTGGGTTTGGGAGTTCCAAAAACAGCATTTTGATTGGAGATGAGGAATTTTTATTCTAA